The Chrysemys picta bellii isolate R12L10 chromosome 10, ASM1138683v2, whole genome shotgun sequence genome segment NNNNNNNNNNNNNNNNNNNNNNNNNNNNNNNNNNNNNNNNNNNNNNNNNNNNNNNNNNNNNNNNNNNNNNNNNNNNNNNNNNNNNNNNNNNNNNNNNNNNNNNNNNNNNNNNNNNNNNNNNNNNNNNNNNNNNNNNNNNNNNNNNNNNNNNNNNNNNNNNNNNNNNNNNNNNNNNNNNNNNNNNNNNNNNNNNNNNNNNNNNNNNNNNNNNNNNNNNNNNNNNNNNNNNNNNNNNNNNNNNNNNNNNNNNNNNNNNNNNNNNNNNNNNNNNNNNNNNNNNNNNNNNNNNNNNNNNNNNNNNNNNNNNNNNNNNNNNNNNNNNNNNNNNNNNNNNNNNNNNNNNNNNNNNNNNNNNNNNNNNNNNNNNNNNNNNNNNNNNNNNNNNNNNNNNNNNNNNNNNNNNNNNNtgtatcctctctctgtcatggcttttgagatcttctcgtagatctttgcattccattttttcgattgctgctccgaaagcacggactcatcgccccacacagcaatcagatccaagacttcccgatcagtccatgctggggccctctttctattcagcgattgcatggtcacctctgctggagaactctgcattgttgccagtgctgctgagctcgctacaatgtccaaacaggaaatgagattcaaactggccagacaggaaaaggaattcaaattttcccggggctttttctgtgtggctggtcagagcatccgagctcagacggcagtccagagcgtcaacagagtggtgcactgtgggatagctcccagagctattaccATCGAATTTCATCCatacctaccctaattcgacatggccatgtcgaatttagcactactcccctcgtcggggaggagtacagaaatcgaattaaagagacctctatgtcgaactaaatagcttcgttgtgtggacgggtgcagggttaatttgatttaacactgctaaattcaacataacctcctagtgtagaccaggcctcaggcatgcaggagtgaaatcaggaaggccataTCACACTTGGAGtagcagctagcaagagatgttaagagtaacaagaagggtttcttcaggtaggttagcaacaagaagacagtcaaggaaagtgtgggccccttactgaatgagggaggcaagctagtgacagaggatgtgaaaaagctaatgtactcagtgctttttttgcctctgtcttcatgaagaaggtcagctcccagactactgcactgtgcAGCACTGCATGGGgcgaggtgaccagccctctgtggagaaagaagtggttcgggactatttagaaaagctggacgagcacaagtccatggggccagatgcgctgcatccgagggtgctaaaggatagggctggctctaggttttttgccgccccaagcagcaaaaagcggggggggggggagataaagccgcgatcggcggcacttcggcagcagctctgccgcgcctcttcattcttcggcagcaattcagcggcgggtccttcactttgtgaaggactgagggacccgcccccgaattgccaccaaagacccagacgtgccgcccctttccgttggtcgccccaagcacctgcttcctgcactggtgcctggagccagccctgctaaaggagttggcggaggtgattgcagagccattggccattatctttgaaaactcatggtgatcgggggaggtcaaggatgactggaaaaaggctaatgtagtgcccatctttaaaaaagggaagaaggaggatctggggaactacaggccagtcagcctcacctcagtccctggaaaaatcatggagcaggtcctcaaggaattaattctgaagcacttagaggagaggaaagtgatgaggaacaatcagcatggattcaccgagggcaagtcatgtctgactaacctaattgccttctatgacgagataactggctctgtggatgaggggaaagcagtggatgtgttattccttgacttcagtaaagcttttgatacggtctcccacagtattcttgccggcaagttaaagaagtatgggctggatgaatggactataagttggatagaaagctagctagatcatcaggcacaacgggtagtgatcaatggctccatgtctagttggcagccggtatgaagcggagttccccaagggtcggtcctggggctggttttgttcaatatcttcattaatgatttggaggatagcgtggactgcatcctcagcaagtttgcagatgatactaaactgggaggagtggtagatatgctggagggtagggataggacacagagggacctagacaaattagaggattgggccaaaagaaatctgatgaggttcaacaaggacaagtgcagagtcctgcacttaggacggaagaatcccatgcactgctacagactagggaccgaatggctaggcagcagttctgcagaaaagaacctaggggttacagtggacgagaagctggatatgaatcaacagtgtgcccttgttgccaagaaggctaacagcattttgggctgtataagtaggggcattgccagcagatcgagggacatgatcgttcccttctatttgacattggtgaggcctcatctggagtactgtgtccagttttgggccccacactacaagaaggatgtggaaaaatgggaaagagtccagcagagggcaacaaaaatgagcacatgacttatgaggagaggctgagggaactgggattgtttagtccgcagaagagaagaatgaggggggatttgatagctgctttcaactacctgaaagggggtttcaaagagggtggatctagactgttctcagtggtagcagatgacagaacaaggagtaatggtctcaagttgcagtgggggaggtttaggttggatattaggaaaaactttttcactaggagggtggtgaagcacgggaatgggttacctagggaggtggtggaatctccttccttagaggtttttaaggtcaggcttgacaaagccctggctgggatgatttagttagggattggtcctgctttgagcaggggttggactagatgacctcctgaggtcccttccaaccctgatagtctatgattttatTGGGCAGCaatcgtagaaacggcatgtctggggctgggatccggagcgtccgtttgactctttggtcttctggtacccttgtctcagctccttgattttcacgcggcactgcgttgaatcccggctgtatcctctctccatcatggctttggagatcttctcgtagatcttcgcattccattttttcgatcgctgctctgaaagcacggactcatcgccccacacagcgatcagatccaagacttcccgatcagtccatgctggggccctctttctattcagcaattgcatggtcacctctgctggagagctctgcatcgttgccagtgctgctgagctcgccacaatgtccaaacaggaaatgagattcaaactggccagacaggaaaaggaattcaaattttcccggggctttttctgtgtggctggtcagagcatccgagctcggacggctgtccagagcgtcaacagagtggtgcactgtgggatagctcccggagctattaccatcgaattccatccacacctaccctaattcgacatggccatgtcgaatttagcgctactcccctcgtcggggaggagtacagaaatcgaattaaagagacctctatgtcgaactaaatagcttcgttgtgtggacgagtgcagggttaatttgatttaacactgctaaattcaacataacctcctagtgtagaccaggcctcaggcatgcaggagtgaaatcaggaaggccaaatcacacttggagttgcagctagcaagagatgttaagagtaacaataaaggtttcttcaggtacgttagcaacaagaagaaagtcaaggaaagtgtgggccccttactgaatgagggaggcaacctagtgacagaggatgtggaaaaagctaatgtactcagtgctttttttgcctctgtcttcatgaagaaggtcagctcccagactactgcactctacagcacagcatggggaggaggtgaccagccctctgtggagaaagaagtggttcgggactatttagaaaagctggacgagcacaagtccatgggcccAGATGtgttgcatccgagggtgctaaaggacagggctggctctaggttttttgccgccccaagcagcgaagtggggcgggggtgggtattgtagttttacgaatgcttgataaagatcttgtaggtgtttgtctctgtctgagggattggagcaaattcggttgtatcttagggcttggctgtagacaatggattgtgtgatgtgtcttggatggaagctggaggcatgtaggtacgtatagcggtcagtaggtttccggtatagggtggtgtttatgtgaccatcacttatttgccctgtagtgtccaggaagtggatctcttgtgtggactggtccaggctgaggttgatggtggggtggaaattgttgaagtccaggtggaattcttcaagggcctcctttccgtgggtccatatgatgaagatgtcatcaatgtagctgaagtagaggaggggcactaggggacgagagctgaggaagcgttgttctaagtcagccataaaaatgttggcatactgtggggccatgcgggtacccatagcagtgccactgacttgaaggtataagttgtccccaaatctgaagtggttgtgggtgaagacaaagatctttatcaagcattcgtaaaactacaatacccacctggggaagtgaggaaacagattgaaagagcaagatgggtacccagaaatcacctactacaggactggcacaacaaggacaataacagaacaccactggccatcccatacagcccccagctaaaacttcgccagcgcattatccacgatctacaaccttcctggaaaatgatccctcactctcacagaccttgggaggcaggccagtcctcgcttacagaccacccccccaacctgaagcaaatactcaccagcaactacacaccacaccacagaaacaccaacccaggaaccaatccctgtagcaaacctcgttgcctactctgtccccatatctactctggcgacaccatcagaggacccaaccacatcagccacaccatcaagggctcattcacctgcacattcactaatgttatatatgccatcatgtgccagcaatgcccctctgccatgtacattggccaaaccggacagtccctccgcaaaagaataaatggacacaaatcggacatcaggaatggtaacatacataagccagtaagtgaatacttcaatctccctggtcattctattacagatttaaaagtcactatcattgaacaaaaaaacttcagaaacagacttcaaagagaaacagcagaactaaaattcatttgcaaattttacatcattaatctgggcttgaatagggactgggagtggctggctcattacagaagcagcttttcctctcctggaattgacacctcctcatccattattggaagtggactacatccaccctgattgaattggccctgtcaacactggttctccacttgcgaagtaactccctgctctccatgtgtcagtatataatgcctgcatctgtaactttcactctatgcatccgaagaagtgaggtttttacccacgaaagcttatgcccaaataaatctgttagtctttaaggtgccaccagactccttgttgtttttgtagatacggactaacacggctaccccctgatacttgacaccatataTGGTATAATACTGCTTAAATACTGATGCCCGGAATTGTTTTTTCTTGGTTATAGGATCATAgagtcataaaaatgtagggctgaaaatgacctcaagaagtcatcaagtctagccccctgcactgagttggaccaagtaaacctagaccatccctgacaaaagtttgtccaacctgttcttaaaaacctccaatgatggggagttCACagtcttccttggaagcctattccagtgcttaactacccttaggcctggtctacactacaactttaattcggatttagcagcgttaaatcgaattaaccctgcacccgtccacacaaccaagccatttaatttgaaataaagggctctttaaatcgatttctgtactccaccccgacgagcggagtagcgccaaaatcaattttatcatttcaaattagagttagtgtggccgcaattcgatggtattggcctccgggagctatcccacagtgcaccattgtgaccgctctggacagcaatctaaacttggatgcactggccaggtagacaggaaaagccctgcgaacatttgaatttcatttcctgtttgcccagtgtggagagcacaggtgaccacagatagctcatcagcacaggtaaccatgcaggccgataatcgaaaaagagcaccagcatggaccgtacgggaggtactggatctgatcgctatatggggagaggattcagtgctagcagaacttcgttcaaaaagacgaaatgcaaaaacttttgaaaaaatctccaagggcatgatggagagaggccacaatagggactcagatcagtgctgcgtgaaagtcaaggagctcagacaagcctatcaaaaaacaaaggaggcaaacggtcgctccgggtcagagccgcggacatgccacttctacgacgagctgcatgcagttctagggggggccgccaccactaccccacctctgaccgtggattccgagggggggatcatctcatcagctacacctgaggattctgcggacggggaagaggaggaggaggaggacgagcttgcagagagcaccgagCACTCCGttcttcccaacagccaggatctttttctcagcctgactgaagtaccctcccaacctagtatccaagaccacgaccccatggaagggacctcaggtgagtttaccttttaaaatataaaacttgttttaaaagcaagggtttttaacgattactttgccctgaggacttgggatgcattcgcagccagtacagctactggaaaattctgttaacgtgtctggggatggagtggaactcctccagggacatctccatgaagctgggggggggggggggggggtggcggggggaaattggcccagagcttttcaagtttggctagcagggatcttccctgataccagccacgtggtggggggaggggtaaagcgatcatcccagagaattcatggcggggtggggggtgtttggttCCTGCatggatcttccctgataccagccacgtggtggggggagggataaagcgatcatccagagaattggatgggggcggggggttagtttgttttctgctgctgaatgttaacaggaaaaccgcagcactcaacgggctttgcttggtatgtgggaaaggagggcgcagaagccgaaagacaatggcttaccatggccgcatgcaagccgaattctgttgcccagacctgcgtctgtgatctctagcagcaaagccacaggcactcaatattaagaggcaaaatgcgaccttgcacagaaatcacatgtgctatgtaatgtgaatagtgttgttcaccgtgaaagagtataagcattgttctgcaaaatgtatcttttaaaaaaattctctccttttttccctccctccagcagctgcaaattcttcaagcctccctcctccgtcccgaaggctatcacagataaggcatcggaaaaagaagacgcgagacgagatgttcgcagaaatcatggaatccatccgcagtgacagagctcatctgaatgagtggaaggacaccgtttcaaagtataggaaagaagacagtgaacgtgaggacaggagggaccaacgtgaggagaggagagacgctcgagatgagaggtggtggcaggaagatcagaggaggcaggatgcaacactggggctgctgcgtgagcaaacagacatgctctggcgtctggtggagcttcaggaacggcagcaggataacagagtgccactacagcccctgtataacccccctcccccctcaccatgttccatagcctcctcacccagacgtgtaagaacgcggggggggggaggctccctacaccttcccattccaccccagtggacagcccaagaaAAAGGCTGTcatctttttaaccttttttagtgccttttccttccccccgatcctcctcccaaaccccacccaggttccctctctctttttataatgtattaataaagaataaatgatttttaaacgatagtgactttatttggttttaaagcaagctgggggaagggggagggtgggttccttacagagaatgagtcaataaagggggcgggttttcatgaaggagaaacaaacagatatttcacactgtagcctggccagtcatgaaactggttttcaaagcttctctgatgcacagagcttcctggtgtgctcttctaatcaccctggtgtctggctgcacgtaatcagcagccaggcgatttgcctcagcctcccaccccgccataaaggtctcgcccttactttcacagagactgtggagcacacagcaagcagaaataacaatggggagattgatttggctgaggtctgagcgagtcagtaacgatggcCAGCGACCTTtcaaacggccaaatgcacattctaccaccattctgcacttgctcagcctgtagttgaacagctcctgactcctgtccaggctgcctgtgtatggcttcatgagccatggtattaaggggtaggctgggtcaccaagaataactattggcatttcaacatccccaacggttattttctggtccggaaagtaagtcccttgctgcagccctttaaacagagtagtgttcctgaagacgcgagcgtcatgaacccttcccggccagcccacattgatgttggtgaaacgtcccttgtgatccacaagtgcttgcagcaccattgaaaagtaccccttgcggtttatgtactgggtaccctagtGGTACCctagtgctccggtgacaagatagggatatgggttccatctattaccccaccacagttagggaatcccattgcagcaaagccatccactatggcctgcacatttcccagagtcactacctttcgtagcagcacctgagtgattgctttggctacttgcatcacagcagcccccacagtagatttgcccactccaaattgattcccgagtgaccggtagctgtctggcgttgcaagcttccacagggctatcgccactcgcttctcaactgtgagggctgctctcatcttggtattctggcgcgtCAGgtcaggggacagcaagtcataaagttccatgacagtgcccttacgcatgcgaaagttccgcagccactgggaatcatcccacacctgcaacactatgcggtcccacaagtctgtgcttgtttcccttgcccagaattggcgttccatggatagaacctgccccattaacaacatgatctccaaagcaccggggcccgcggtttgaagaattctgtgtccgtgtccatgtccatgttctcatcacgcttgtcgctgcgctgccaccgccgctgcctcctcgcctcgtttttctggtcctggctcagcataaacgccacaagaacgcgcgaggtgttttcaatgttcatgactgctgtcttgagctgagcgggctccatgcttaccatggtatggagtctgcagtgttcacccaggaaaaaaggcacgaaatggttgtctgctgtccgttgctttcatgcagggagggagggaggggtgaggctgtacccagaaccacctgcgacaatgttttttgtcccatcaggcactgggatctcaacccagaattccaatgggcaggggagactgtgggaactatgggatagctatgggatagctacccacagtgcaacactccagaaatcgacgctagccccggaacatggacgcacaccgctgaattaatgtgcttagtgtggccgcatacattcgactttatacaatctgtttcccaaattcgaattatataaattcggattaatcccgtagtgtagacatacccttatagttagaaagctttcctaatatctaatctaaatctcccttgctgcagatttagcccattactacttgACCTGCCTTTGGTGGACATGGTTATGCTTCTACCTAAGGACTGTTCAACCTCTGTGAATACAAGAATCAAAATCCAAGTAACCGCTTCTGAtcaccaactccttcccctccaacccaTTGACTTTATCGTGGTCGGTAGCTTTGGCacagctttctttctcttctctttagcTCATTCCAAATGAAACTGTTCAATGGCAGGTGCATAATTGATGCTTCTTTTTATTAGTACATTGAGgctgaaatatatttctgttaaaaatctGAAGAATGACATTCACAGAGTGTTAAATGATTGACACTCCAAATGGAACTCAGCACAGCAATTATTTGCCTATGCTAAGATTTATCGCTTTCTTTTGTAGTAATGCTGTCAATTGTGTACCTCCCACCCATGGAAAATCTTATTTCCTGAAGGAAGCATTTTAGTAGCCTGTAACTTCTTGTGAAAAGATGCAATACTGTATAGGAAGCAGATGAAATATAGGTAGATTAGAATAAGCAGATGTGGAAATATTAAACCATTTCTCAAGTGCCTCCTGTTTTACGTGCACAGCGTTACAGAAGTATTAAGTTCTTGTTTTGGTTCACTTAAATATTCGGGTAAGtggacacttaaaacactgcagctgtgctgatgcagtgcttaagtgaagaaactcctatgccaacgggagagcttctcccatcagcttagttaatccacctccccaagacgtgatagctgtgttgatgggagaagctctcccgttgacatgacactgtctacacaggggattaggtcgatgtaactgcattgctcagtgtggatttttcacacccctgagcaacatagttacaccaatataggtctgtagtgtagacccgaCCTTTATTTCCAGAAAGTAATATTGTACTATGGCTAACACATTTTCCCTTTCATCTGGATGTTGTCTTGGAGACCACCCTGGCAACAATCAGAGTCTTAGAGGCAATCCAAAGAAACTCCCCGCTTGTCTGCTGAGGAGCAAGCCAAATTCCAGCTGGACAACACTCTGGGTGGCACGTCGGAGGTGATCCATCGCAAGGCGCTGCAGAGGATATATGCTGACAAAGCGGCCGACATCATAGACGGGCTGAGGAAAAATTCATTTGTTGCCGTTCCTATTGTGCTGAAATGGTACTTCCCAGGTTTCGGCATTATTACTTGTGTTTGAGTAAAACTCATCGTATGCTAGGCACTATCCAAACGTATAATACACACAGAGGCTCCAGTTGAGGAAAGCATACAGTCTGAGAAATGCAGATGCTTTTTATGTTCTAATAAGTGGTTGCGTTTCATAGTACCCAGCTACTATTGTGTCTAGTAAAGCCAAAacatcactggccctgctggcaggataaggattttttatttttcctacccaAGATAGGGCAGTCTTGAGTTCAAAAAtcaagctggggtggggttctgtatTGTCAGTTTTGGACACAAATGAGTTTGATCCCATTATAAATCCCATCTGTGAAAGTGAAAAAGACTTTGAAGTGTAGAGTCTGTATTGGATTCAGGTTCCAACTCAAAAATTACTGTGTTCTACTGCCAGCCTCCTGATcagaaaaaggaagtgagtgcACAATATTGAGGGGGGGCCAGAGACCACTCTCTTGAATAATAGTTATAACGGGCAATTTCAACTCCCCACATATAAAATGTCAACCTCTGGAGAAGGTGAGGAGAAggagtttttcaatattttaaatgattgcttcttgtaatagctagtctgtagctacacaagaggaGAGGTTATTGATTTAGCCCTGAATAACACTTAGATTCTGAATCAAGAAATAACTATGGTCAAACCATTGAGTGGTAGCGATCACAATATATATCAGTCCAGCATCCTTGGTGGAAGGGATCATACCAAAAATTAGTACTGTGATATGAGACGTAGGAAAGTGGAAGCTAAGTCAAAAGTTGGACACTTTTACAATCTTTAAAGCATAGGTTCCTGATCTATAGACTACAGGTCGTCAATGTGGTCTTGAATAGAAAGAGAGGTGGTTGACAGAATCTTCTTATACAGCCTCAATCTCTGCTATGAATTGAAGCAAATATGCCATTACTGTATATTGAAAAACTAACAAATCCCCCACCTAGCTGGAATTCTGTGtagtggtcaccctatctcaagaaGGACATCTCA includes the following:
- the LOC135973845 gene encoding uncharacterized protein LOC135973845 is translated as MQADNRKRAPAWTVREVLDLIAIWGEDSVLAELRSKRRNAKTFEKISKGMMERGHNRDSDQCCVKVKELRQAYQKTKEANGRSGSEPRTCHFYDELHAVLGGAATTTPPLTVDSEGGIISSATPEDSADGEEEEEEDELAESTEHSVLPNSQDLFLSLTEVPSQPSIQDHDPMEGTSAAANSSSLPPPSRRLSQIRHRKKKTRDEMFAEIMESIRSDRAHLNEWKDTVSKYRKEDSEREDRRDQREERRDARDERWWQEDQRRQDATLGLLREQTDMLWRLVELQERQQDNRVPLQPLYNPPPPSPCSIASSPRRVRTRGGGGSLHLPIPPQWTAQEKGCHLFNLF